The following coding sequences are from one Rhodohalobacter barkolensis window:
- a CDS encoding BlaI/MecI/CopY family transcriptional regulator — protein MKLSKSEEQLMQYIWKRKKAFMNELLEMYPEPKPANTTVATLLKRMKDKGYIDYEQMGRSRRYYPTVKKSDYFSRHLKGLIRKYFDDSPSTFASFFTRETDLTEDQLKELQDIVEQELERRKK, from the coding sequence ATGAAGCTATCCAAATCTGAAGAGCAGTTAATGCAGTATATCTGGAAACGAAAAAAGGCGTTCATGAATGAGCTGCTTGAGATGTATCCGGAGCCGAAACCGGCAAATACTACGGTTGCCACGCTGCTGAAGAGAATGAAGGATAAAGGGTATATCGACTATGAACAGATGGGTCGATCTCGCCGGTACTATCCTACCGTAAAAAAATCGGACTACTTTTCGCGTCACCTGAAAGGACTGATCCGAAAGTATTTTGATGATTCTCCATCTACCTTTGCTTCATTTTTTACGAGGGAAACCGACTTGACGGAAGATCAGCTCAAGGAGCTGCAGGACATTGTTGAGCAAGAACTGGAGCGGAGGAAGAAATGA
- a CDS encoding AAA family ATPase codes for MSKSNSESESRNSLWEFLENREVYPHKPERVKHIQTHISHVFIAPPFVYKIKKSIDFGFLDYSTLEKRKHYCEREVALNRRLCSDIYLGVIPISKKENTFTFNSDNPDEVVEYAVKMKMLDEEYFLYSYIENGSLTNQHLDRVADKLAKFYLQQEPKDDVLQYGEIEQIRFNTDENFEQTESYIGKTIENEEYQAIKYFTDQYFEKNQSLFNRRVTQKRIVDGHGDLHLEHIHIRPESICIYDCIEFNERFRCGDLAADLAYLAMDLDFQECRNESRYFVEQMAQKLDDPDLSKMIDFYKCYRGYVKGKVKSLQSGGEENSPKKKKQLQKIANDYFHLSLRYALLGSHPVLLIFMGRIGTGKSTLAEHLANILKIDYFSSDRIRKTLAGLPLYKRPDSSAREKLYSAEMSQKTYRQLFKKINTHLGSGKSAILDATFSLRSQRKEFENHLESIQANYLFIEAQASDETILDRLKTRETEKDTVSDARLEDFEMLTGKYESPKELSESHLISVSTKNRLPETLENLYKKLVDHHLRR; via the coding sequence ATGAGCAAATCTAACAGTGAATCAGAATCCAGAAATAGCTTGTGGGAGTTCCTGGAGAATCGTGAGGTCTACCCTCATAAACCCGAACGTGTTAAGCATATCCAGACGCACATATCCCATGTGTTTATTGCTCCGCCTTTTGTTTATAAAATTAAAAAATCTATCGATTTCGGTTTTCTGGACTACAGTACCCTTGAGAAACGTAAACACTATTGTGAACGGGAAGTGGCGCTGAACCGGAGACTTTGCTCCGATATTTATCTGGGAGTCATCCCGATTTCAAAAAAGGAGAATACGTTTACTTTCAATTCAGATAATCCGGATGAGGTCGTTGAGTATGCCGTAAAAATGAAAATGCTTGATGAGGAGTATTTCCTCTACTCATATATCGAAAATGGTTCCCTGACCAACCAACATCTGGACCGGGTTGCGGATAAACTGGCGAAGTTCTATCTGCAGCAGGAACCGAAAGATGATGTTCTTCAGTATGGTGAAATTGAACAGATCCGGTTCAACACCGATGAAAACTTTGAGCAAACCGAATCTTACATCGGAAAGACGATTGAAAATGAAGAGTATCAGGCGATCAAATATTTTACCGATCAATATTTTGAAAAGAATCAGTCTCTTTTTAACCGGCGAGTGACTCAGAAACGAATCGTAGACGGGCACGGAGATTTGCACCTCGAACATATTCATATCAGGCCCGAAAGCATCTGTATTTATGATTGTATAGAGTTTAACGAGAGGTTTCGGTGTGGCGACCTTGCAGCAGATCTGGCCTATCTTGCCATGGATCTGGATTTTCAGGAGTGCCGGAATGAGAGCCGCTATTTCGTTGAGCAGATGGCTCAGAAACTGGATGATCCTGACCTCTCAAAAATGATCGATTTTTATAAATGCTACCGTGGCTATGTAAAAGGAAAGGTAAAGAGCCTTCAAAGCGGCGGGGAAGAGAATTCACCAAAAAAGAAAAAACAGCTCCAAAAAATAGCTAACGATTATTTTCATCTCTCCCTGCGATATGCCCTTCTGGGTTCCCATCCTGTACTTCTCATTTTCATGGGCCGGATTGGAACAGGCAAGAGTACGCTAGCTGAGCACCTGGCAAATATTCTGAAGATCGATTATTTCTCATCCGATCGTATTCGTAAAACCCTTGCCGGCCTTCCGTTGTACAAGCGTCCGGATTCATCTGCACGCGAAAAACTTTATTCGGCAGAGATGTCTCAAAAAACATACCGGCAGCTTTTTAAGAAGATCAACACACATCTGGGGTCCGGGAAAAGCGCCATCCTCGATGCAACATTCAGCCTGCGATCACAACGAAAAGAGTTCGAAAATCATCTTGAATCCATACAGGCCAATTATCTGTTCATTGAAGCTCAGGCTTCAGACGAAACCATTCTTGACCGCTTGAAAACCAGGGAGACAGAGAAGGATACGGTTTCTGACGCCCGCTTGGAGGATTTTGAAATGCTCACCGGCAAATATGAATCACCCAAGGAGCTCTCTGAAAGCCATTTGATCAGTGTGAGCACGAAAAATCGTCTGCCCGAAACTCTTGAAAATCTCTACAAAAAGCTCGTTGATCATCATCTGCGACGATAA
- a CDS encoding fasciclin domain-containing protein, whose product MAMAPYSVSDADHNHHDIVSMAEDTEDLSTLFAAIQAAELTDVLKGDGPFTVFAPTNAAFDALPDGTLESLLMPENRDQLVEILTYHVIAGEVMSGDLSDGMMAETVEGSEVTITLSDAGAKVNDANVVSADIEASNGVIHVIDAVILPPEEESGY is encoded by the coding sequence ATGGCGATGGCACCATACAGCGTATCGGATGCTGACCACAACCACCATGACATTGTAAGCATGGCTGAAGATACAGAAGACCTCTCAACACTTTTTGCCGCTATTCAGGCTGCAGAGTTGACAGATGTTTTGAAAGGAGATGGACCGTTTACGGTATTTGCTCCAACGAATGCTGCTTTCGATGCACTTCCTGACGGAACGCTGGAGAGCCTGTTGATGCCGGAAAACCGGGATCAGCTTGTTGAAATCCTGACCTACCACGTTATTGCCGGTGAAGTAATGTCTGGTGATCTGAGCGATGGAATGATGGCAGAAACTGTTGAAGGTTCTGAAGTAACCATTACACTCAGTGATGCAGGTGCTAAAGTAAACGACGCAAATGTAGTTTCTGCAGATATTGAAGCATCTAACGGTGTTATTCACGTGATTGATGCTGTAATTCTTCCACCGGAAGAGGAATCAGGTTACTGA
- a CDS encoding protein-L-isoaspartate(D-aspartate) O-methyltransferase, producing MTKGNRSHKRFSRRMAKLVKIIEEKGIKDKNVLQAVQSVPRHVFVDTAFENRAYEDSALPIGNGQTISQPYTVAAQTELLEVEKGDKILEIGTGSGYQAAILCQMGADVYSVERHEKLYQNAKETLQKLGYRPHLKLGDGTLGWSAYAPYDGIVVTAGAPVVPEDLKQQLNIGGKLVVPVGDQKSQVMIRITRTGENDFKEERLSHFKFVPLIGEKGWD from the coding sequence TTGACAAAGGGTAATAGATCTCACAAACGATTCAGTCGCCGGATGGCGAAGCTGGTAAAAATTATTGAAGAAAAAGGAATTAAGGACAAGAATGTTCTTCAGGCTGTCCAGTCCGTTCCAAGACATGTTTTTGTGGATACAGCTTTTGAAAATCGGGCATACGAGGATTCCGCACTTCCAATCGGAAATGGGCAAACCATCTCTCAGCCATATACGGTCGCGGCTCAAACCGAACTACTTGAAGTAGAAAAAGGGGATAAAATATTGGAAATCGGAACCGGGTCAGGTTACCAGGCAGCTATTCTTTGTCAAATGGGGGCAGATGTTTACAGTGTGGAACGTCATGAAAAACTTTATCAGAATGCAAAAGAGACATTACAAAAGCTGGGGTACCGCCCGCATTTGAAATTAGGTGATGGCACACTCGGGTGGAGTGCCTATGCACCGTATGATGGAATTGTTGTTACGGCAGGAGCTCCGGTTGTACCCGAAGATCTCAAACAGCAGCTCAATATTGGAGGGAAGCTGGTAGTACCTGTGGGAGATCAGAAAAGTCAGGTGATGATCCGGATTACCCGAACAGGTGAAAATGACTTTAAAGAGGAGAGATTAAGCCACTTCAAATTTGTTCCTTTGATTGGTGAAAAGGGGTGGGATTGA